TCTCGTGGCTTGAATCTTTTCGATCATTTTTATTCTTTAAGATGATTTGTAGGTCATTCATCGAATCCAAATTTCGAAGGAATGAATGTTTTACCATCCCAGAGAAAGAAAATGGAGCTGCTTCTCCACCGAAGATTTGGATTTTCTCTACATTCGGATTTTGTAATAGTGTTTTTGCTAAACCTTCCGATTGGGACATACTTTGTGTTAAAGTTGTTTTAGGTTCATAATCGATTAGAACTTGGAATTCTTCTTTATTGTCAAAAGGTAACATTTTGACTTTTACCCATTTGAAGGCAACAAAAGCCATGGAAACTAACAATAATCCAATGGTAATGGCTCCAAAGAGACTTGCATTTTTCTTTGTACCTAACAACCAATTGGTGAACTTGATGTAAAGTTGGTCTAATTTGGAAACTTTATGACCTACTTCTTTTTCCGAATGGGTATGTGATTCTTTTAATAATCTGACTGATGCCCAAGGAGTGATGACAAAGGCAACTATCAATGATAATATCATCGCAAGGCTTGCACCCACAGGGATCGGTTTCATATAAGGTCCCATGAGTCCTCTTACAAAGGCCATCGGTAAAATCGCTGCAATCACTGTAAAAGTGGCAAGGATGGTTGGGTTTCCTACTTCAGATACTGCAATGAGTGTCGCTCGTATGATACCTAGTTTTGGATTTTCTTCCAAATGGCGTTCGATGTTTTCCACTACTACAATGGCATCATCAACCAAAATCCCAATGGAAAAAATCAGTGCAAAGAGTGTGACTCGGTTTAGAGTATAACCAAGAAAGTAATAAATGGCAAGTGTTAGTGCAAGAGTAACAGGAATCGCAATGGCAACAACGAGTGCAGATCTCCATCCCATCCATAGTGCAATGAGGATTGTCACAGAAATGGTTGCTATCAACAAATGTTCGATCAGTTCATGGGATTTATCTTCTGCGGTGCTACCATAATCACGAATGATGCTAAGACTAATTTCTTTTGGTAAATCTTTTTGGAATAATTCAGCCCTTTCAATTAAGTCTTTCGATAAATTAACAACATTTGTTCCTTTTCGTTTCGCAAATACAATTGTGACAGCATTTCGTTTGGTTTCACCAAGTGATTTGTCATACAAAACAGAAGACCTTGTTCTTTCTTCAGGCCCTTCCTCAACTTGGGCTAAATCCTGAATCCGAACTACCCTTCCACCTCGTTGCGCAACAGGTAATCGTTTTACATCGGATATATTTCTTAACACTCCTCCAACTTCCATATCGACAACCGATTCTGATGACCAATTTTTCCCCGCTGGGATCAATGCATCATTTTGTTTTAAACTTTCGGCAACTTCAATGGCTGTAACACCAAATTGACTTAATAAACTTGGGTCAACTTTCACTCGAACTGTTTTTTTCAATCCACCTAACATTTGCACGCTTGCCAGGTCAGGTGTGGATGACAATTCTCTAGCTAAAGGTCCAACCTTTTGTCTTAATTCATAATCATTTAAAGATTCTGAACTAAAACTAAGAGCAAGAAAAGGAACGTCATCAATTGAGTAAGACTTTACGATTGGAGGCAACGTATTTTTAGGTAATACAGTTTTTGCCTCCATCAATTTATGATGGATTTTTACAAGTGATGGTTCAATTGGTTCGCCTACTTTAAAGCGAACAGTGATATAACTTCCATGCCACTTACTTGTGGAGTATATATATTCAACTCCTTCGAGACCCCAAACTGCACGTTCCACAGGTTCCGTAACTTTTCTTTCCGTTTCCTCGGGCGAAAATCCAGGACTGGGAACTTGGATATCAATCATAGGAACCGAAATTTGTGGTTCTTCTTCCTTTGGAGTTAAGTATACAGCAAACAAACCTAATACTAAACTTGCAATTGCTATAACTGGCGTTAATCTTGAATGTAAAAATGTTTCTGCAAGTTTCCCTGCAAAACCAGCCCTAATTTCTTCCAATGGATTCATTTGTGTCTTCCTTTTTTGAAAATATTGATACTTCCGTTCTCACTTGTAAAAGAGCGATTTCGGTCTCCATTAAAACTCGAGATAATTCTAATGATTTATTCAAAGTTTCTGCAAATTGTAAGGCATTGATTGCTCCACTCTGGAATAATCTTTGCATATTGATCACTTGTTCTTCTTGGAATTTCATAGACTCTCTTATGAGTTCCAGAGTTTCTTTGAGAGATACTTCTTTTTGAATTAGTGATTTTACGTGAGTCTCTTCTTCTTTCGTTTTTTCTTCTATTTTTTTGAGAGCAGCTTCTGCATTTAACTTAGATTCTTCTACAACTCCCATATCTTTTGGGTTGTATAGATTCATTTGAAGATACACACCTGCTTGGTAGGCATTTGATATATTACGACTGCCTTGGTATCCATATGCCTCGGAATAGGCTCCGATTTTTGGTAAAAACTTAGCCATCTCCATTTCTGCTTTGAGTTTTTCACCTTCTGCATACTTGATTTGTGCATTCATTTGATTGGATCTTTCATATCCAACTGGTCGTTTAAAATACGTATCCAAAAAGACATTTAAGTCTGATTCTACAATTTCCAAATCAGTGGCTGGCAAATCGGATAAAACATATAATGTATCTTTATAATCTTTGATTTGTAACTCAGATTGTTTTTCTAATACAGAGATTTGATTTTTGATCGATTTTAATGCCAGGTATCCTGCATAACCAACAGGATTTCCTTTATTACCTAACGAATAATTGGATTGAAAACGACTCTCGATTTTTTTTATTTGTTCGAGTCTTTTTTGATAATCATATAAACTTTGAATAGCTCGGTAGTAGAATCCAGCTTGAGCAAATTCTCTGTCTCGAATTGCTAACCATTCAAATTTTAATCCTGTACTTCTTTTTTCATTCATAGCAGCAAAGGTTTTACCTGATCCACCTTCATATAGTGGTAAATCCATTCCGAGAGTTCCTCTAGAATATTGATGGCTGCCTGGATAATTCAATGTATCCTTTGCAAAAAGATTCATTGTATCTGAGTTTAAAGTCGTATAAGGTTGGTTATTCGAATCTAAAAAATTACCTGGCCGGTAACGAGTGGAAGCTGTTGAAAAATCAGCGTCTGTTGCACTCCTTTGGCTTAATTTTCCCATAAAGTTAAGAGTGGGATCGTTTGTTTGAAAAGTTCTAAGATCAGCATAAACCCTAGGTAACCAGTGTTTATCGGATCTATCCTTTGCAATTTCACCAGCCTTCCACTCTAAATATTTGGATTTTCTTGCTGATGAATTTTCTTCGATTCGTTTCCAGAGGTCACCAAACCCGACTCCTTCAGCAGAAAGATAAATCGGTGTGATCAAAAGCAGAAAGCTAGTGAAAAGTTTCATTTGTTTAATCCTTAACCTTTGGCTCTACACCAAGTTTGTTCAAAAGAATTGCCATTGGGCAAAAACCGATGGTTGAAAATACAACCAAGTTGATTCCCACAAGTAAGTTCAAAAGGAACCACCAAGGTGAAACATAAGTTCCAAGTGAAACACCTACTAAACTAAAAACTCCAGCGATGAGAAACACCAATCGCTCCAAATACCATGTTTTTGTTGAAGCCAAGAACATTACCATACCCCCTATAGTATATAGCCTAAATCCATATATACCCTGCGGGGTATATATGGCAAGAATTTTTTATTGAGGATTTTAGAGGGAAATGGGGAAATTAAAGGGAAAAGGCAGCTGAAATGGCTTTTTTTACGTCTGTTTCGATGTTTTGAGTGGACTTCTTTTCTTTAAAACAAGTATCCATATATTCATGGATATAAGCTTCGCCGAACTTTTTCATGGCTTGGTGGGCTGCTTTTAGGAGTAGGATCGCTTTTTCACAGTCCTGTTCTTCTGTCACAATGGTATTTTTGATCGCTTCCAGTTGGCCTTGGATACGATTGATGCGATGGATGAGTTTGGTTTGGTTTTCGGAAAGGCTCATACCTACATACCCAGCAGGGTATATCAAAGTTTCAAGTAAAAAATGACACCCTTTCCATTTTCAAAATCCCCCATTACAGAACTTCCGCAATCACCACCTTATTACGTTTCCAATTTTGGTTACTGGTCTGGGGTCAAACAGTACGACCAGGCAGGCATTCAATTTTTATCTGAGTTTGCAAAACAATCTGGGCTTACAAAAAAAGCCTCCATTTTGGAAGTTGGATCGGGCCTGGGGGGGAGTTTACTCTATTGGAAACATATTTTTGATGCAAAAAAACTTTCTGCTATTAATTTACCTGGAGAACAATCAGACTTCGCCAAACAGTTATTTCACGAAAATGAAGTCAAAGTAGATCCTTTTATCGAAGCTGGATGGGAAAAAATGAATACTCTTCCCGCAAACACATTTGATTTTGTTTTTTCCGTCGATGCTGCTTATCATTTCGAAAATTTTGAAGAGTTTTATCACCAAGCCTATCGTGTTTTAAAACCAGGAGGGAAGTTAGTTTTCAACATATTCCATTCTGACAAGAATCTAGGAATTCCATTCCCCATCTTACTTAAATTATTCCTAATTCCACCAACCCAAATGAAAACTGCATATGAAACAGAGAAAGTAATAGATTCCATTGGCTTTACGATCGAAAAACAATTGGATTGGACAATACCAGTCATCGAGGGATTTATACAAAATTCCAGACAGATGAAATTGTCACTTCGTCTGTTTGGCTTTGTCTTAGAAAAAATCAAAAAAGTATTTGGGCTTACTTACCACTACTATGTTCTAAAAAAATAATTATCTCTGAATGATTGTATCTACAGACTGATTTAAAATTTTAGAAACTACTTGTAGGGCTGACTTGGCTCCAGCTTCCAACAATGGAATCCCATACAATGAATAGGAACCACATAACCAAAGATTACAATTCGGTTTTG
The sequence above is a segment of the Leptospira levettii genome. Coding sequences within it:
- a CDS encoding efflux RND transporter permease subunit, coding for MNPLEEIRAGFAGKLAETFLHSRLTPVIAIASLVLGLFAVYLTPKEEEPQISVPMIDIQVPSPGFSPEETERKVTEPVERAVWGLEGVEYIYSTSKWHGSYITVRFKVGEPIEPSLVKIHHKLMEAKTVLPKNTLPPIVKSYSIDDVPFLALSFSSESLNDYELRQKVGPLARELSSTPDLASVQMLGGLKKTVRVKVDPSLLSQFGVTAIEVAESLKQNDALIPAGKNWSSESVVDMEVGGVLRNISDVKRLPVAQRGGRVVRIQDLAQVEEGPEERTRSSVLYDKSLGETKRNAVTIVFAKRKGTNVVNLSKDLIERAELFQKDLPKEISLSIIRDYGSTAEDKSHELIEHLLIATISVTILIALWMGWRSALVVAIAIPVTLALTLAIYYFLGYTLNRVTLFALIFSIGILVDDAIVVVENIERHLEENPKLGIIRATLIAVSEVGNPTILATFTVIAAILPMAFVRGLMGPYMKPIPVGASLAMILSLIVAFVITPWASVRLLKESHTHSEKEVGHKVSKLDQLYIKFTNWLLGTKKNASLFGAITIGLLLVSMAFVAFKWVKVKMLPFDNKEEFQVLIDYEPKTTLTQSMSQSEGLAKTLLQNPNVEKIQIFGGEAAPFSFSGMVKHSFLRNLDSMNDLQIILKNKNDRKDSSHEIIESLRGEIKAFGEKNNAVTKVLEIPPGPPVMATMVAEVYGPNVAERKKVTEEIYNIFKEEPSVVDLDTSLRNGRPKMVYPIDFDKSGLYGIKTSALAYTGSLLFSESPLVSLATAKEPEEVSINLSMKQNVRSSKTPFQNQNIMSMESGVVSSERVLGNPYLEEDRALFRKNLKPVNYVMSELSGEEEAPVYGMLKLAPKIHYATQTADVPWNTTKPVIKWDGEWFITYEVFRDLGGAFAVVILLIYVLVLGWFKSYTVPLIIMAPIPISLIGILPGHWVMGAYFTATSMIGFIAGAGIIVRNSIILVDFIEGEIKKGVELKEAVVHAGVVRFRPMLLTASAVVVGSFVMLFDPIFQGLAISLMFGEIAATVLSRFAVPVLYYWFIGKSRQGVIKHG
- a CDS encoding TolC family protein, which translates into the protein MKLFTSFLLLITPIYLSAEGVGFGDLWKRIEENSSARKSKYLEWKAGEIAKDRSDKHWLPRVYADLRTFQTNDPTLNFMGKLSQRSATDADFSTASTRYRPGNFLDSNNQPYTTLNSDTMNLFAKDTLNYPGSHQYSRGTLGMDLPLYEGGSGKTFAAMNEKRSTGLKFEWLAIRDREFAQAGFYYRAIQSLYDYQKRLEQIKKIESRFQSNYSLGNKGNPVGYAGYLALKSIKNQISVLEKQSELQIKDYKDTLYVLSDLPATDLEIVESDLNVFLDTYFKRPVGYERSNQMNAQIKYAEGEKLKAEMEMAKFLPKIGAYSEAYGYQGSRNISNAYQAGVYLQMNLYNPKDMGVVEESKLNAEAALKKIEEKTKEEETHVKSLIQKEVSLKETLELIRESMKFQEEQVINMQRLFQSGAINALQFAETLNKSLELSRVLMETEIALLQVRTEVSIFSKKEDTNESIGRN
- a CDS encoding YgaP family membrane protein translates to MFLASTKTWYLERLVFLIAGVFSLVGVSLGTYVSPWWFLLNLLVGINLVVFSTIGFCPMAILLNKLGVEPKVKD
- a CDS encoding metal-sensitive transcriptional regulator produces the protein MSLSENQTKLIHRINRIQGQLEAIKNTIVTEEQDCEKAILLLKAAHQAMKKFGEAYIHEYMDTCFKEKKSTQNIETDVKKAISAAFSL
- a CDS encoding class I SAM-dependent methyltransferase is translated as MTPFPFSKSPITELPQSPPYYVSNFGYWSGVKQYDQAGIQFLSEFAKQSGLTKKASILEVGSGLGGSLLYWKHIFDAKKLSAINLPGEQSDFAKQLFHENEVKVDPFIEAGWEKMNTLPANTFDFVFSVDAAYHFENFEEFYHQAYRVLKPGGKLVFNIFHSDKNLGIPFPILLKLFLIPPTQMKTAYETEKVIDSIGFTIEKQLDWTIPVIEGFIQNSRQMKLSLRLFGFVLEKIKKVFGLTYHYYVLKK